Proteins encoded by one window of Passer domesticus isolate bPasDom1 chromosome 10, bPasDom1.hap1, whole genome shotgun sequence:
- the NHEJ1 gene encoding non-homologous end-joining factor 1 isoform X3 has product MPQPEEGAAPSRPPGAGGQPQRSFGGRGLAVLNPPSSGSAGEAAVPAGASGVLIVSCGRTCPAASSKHMPQLCCLHMESSEELESSLLTQPWASVRFGESTFLAKVCFRDTGYILLISDLSSVWYESAGVEAVGQRSKELNKRLTVHVSSFLNHLCSLMCPLLAGQPGATTAFSCQRSPSGLRLHVKSELSGLPFYWDFHCCPAPLEMVFRHLVRPLIQMNLALKCQVQELISLLLQKDAEIEDYRESGATLSRGRLRTEPFREETFQQNFMAEIFHSWFPGSSSRGQRGGQGGRANLLTWCQNGSMQ; this is encoded by the exons ATGCCGCAGCCCGAGGAGGGTGCAGCGCCCAGccgcccgcccggggccggcggGCAGCCCCAGCGCTCGTTTGGGGGCAGAGGTCTTGCCGTGTTAAATCCACCCAGCAGCGGATCAGCCGGGGAGgcagcagttcctgctggagcatcTGGGGTGCTTATTGTGAGCTGCGGCAGGACCTGCCCTGCAGCAAGCTCAAAACAcatgccccagctctgctgcttgcaT ATGGAGAGCTCCGAGGAGCTGGAAAGCAGCCTCCTGACCCAGCCCTGGGCTTCTGTTCGCTTTGGCGAGTCCACTTTCCTTGCCAAAGTGTGCTTCAGGGATACTGGCTATATCCTGCTGATCTCTGACCTCAGCAGTGTTTGGTACGAGAGTGCAGGCGTCGAGGCTGTGGGACAAAGGTCCAAG GAGCTGAACAAGCGGCTGACTGTCCACGTGTCCTCCTTCCTGAACCACCTGTGCAGCTTGATGTGTCCCTTgctggcagggcagccaggTGCCACCACTGCCTTCTCCTGCCAGCGCTCTCCCAGTGGCCTCAGGCTGCACGTGAAAAGCGAGCTGTCAGGACTGCCCTTCTACTGGGACTTCCACTGCTGCCCCGCTCCCTTGGAGATG GTGTTCCGTCACCTCGTGCGGCCCCTGATTCAGATGAACCTGGCGCTGAAGTGCCAGGTGCAAGAGCTGatttccctgctgctccagaaggATGCCGAGATTGAAGATTACAGGGAGAGTGGGGCCACTCTCAGCAGAG GCCGCCTGCGGACAGAGCCCTTCCGGGAGGAGACGTTTCAGCAGAACTTCATGGCTGAG ATTTTTCACAGCTGGtttcctgggagcagctctaGAGGACAGCGAGGAGGTCAAGGAGGTCGTGCTAACTTACTCACCTGGTGCCAAAATGGTAGCATGCAGTGA